A single window of Flavobacterium sp. 140616W15 DNA harbors:
- a CDS encoding enoyl-CoA hydratase/isomerase family protein: MNYENILISIEEKIATIIINRPTKLNALNKKTINDLQKAFKLLAKNNDVRVIVLTGSGEKAFVAGADISEFANYTIEEGTALAAEGQEKLFDFIENLKKPVIAAVNGFALGGGLELAMACHFRIASDNAKMGLPEVSLGLIPGYGGTQRLPQLIGKGRAMEMIMTAGMLNAEEAKEYGLVNHVVPQAELITYCNTIAEKIIKNAPIAISKAIKAINANYKDGKNGYEVEIKSFGKCFGTKDFIEGTTAFLEKRKAVFTGK, from the coding sequence ATGAACTACGAAAATATATTAATCTCAATCGAAGAGAAAATTGCAACAATAATAATTAATCGTCCGACTAAGCTTAATGCGTTAAATAAGAAGACTATTAATGATTTACAAAAAGCTTTTAAGCTATTAGCAAAAAACAATGACGTTCGTGTGATTGTTTTAACCGGAAGTGGCGAAAAGGCTTTTGTTGCTGGAGCTGATATATCTGAATTTGCAAATTATACGATCGAAGAAGGAACTGCTTTAGCAGCCGAAGGTCAGGAGAAATTGTTTGATTTTATCGAAAATCTAAAAAAACCTGTTATTGCAGCTGTTAATGGTTTTGCTCTTGGTGGCGGATTAGAATTAGCAATGGCTTGTCATTTCAGAATTGCTTCTGATAATGCCAAAATGGGATTACCTGAAGTTTCTCTGGGACTTATTCCTGGATATGGAGGAACGCAACGTTTGCCACAACTTATTGGTAAAGGTCGTGCAATGGAAATGATTATGACTGCAGGAATGCTTAACGCTGAAGAAGCAAAAGAATACGGATTAGTTAATCACGTCGTTCCTCAGGCTGAACTTATTACTTATTGCAATACTATTGCTGAGAAGATAATTAAGAATGCTCCAATTGCAATTTCTAAAGCAATTAAAGCTATCAATGCTAATTATAAAGATGGCAAAAATGGTTATGAAGTTGAAATAAAATCTTTCGGTAAATGCTTCGGAACTAAAGATTTCATCGAAGGAACAACTGCATTTTTAGAAAAAAGAAAAGCTGTTTTTACAGGAAAATAG
- a CDS encoding ATP-binding protein yields the protein MIVLIVVASVLLASISIIQFKNEAKEYHQERLERKENAVKEHINYVLSTTTYPLKTANLDLIFKDKIHELAQIHNIEINIYSLKGELLKSSKESFAVDKVPPPIPEYILKLVRSSIEKRFVDIKTQDGVKNRSSYSLIKDEKFKPLGILNLPYIEDDGYYENELNTFLIRLGQVYSFMLIVAFALAYFLSTYITKSLKTISDKLSETNLNQKNEKIVLEASSKEINFLIKSYNGMVEKLEKSAIKLAQSEREEAWREMAKQVAHEIKNPLTPMRLTVQSYQRKFDPSAPDVKQKLNDYSETLIQQIDTMSAVASAFSNFASMPAQQNETLNVVEVVELSLDIFNEEYLVFQSDEEEIISKMDRTQLIRIITNLVKNATQAIPEIQNNKSILVTVKRKGDNVEITVKDNGIGIQKQDVDRVFEPKFTTKNSGMGLGLGIIKNIIENYKGTITFETEYGKGTTFTVTLPITNS from the coding sequence ATGATTGTATTGATTGTTGTGGCTTCTGTTTTACTGGCTTCGATTTCTATCATTCAATTTAAGAATGAAGCCAAAGAATACCATCAAGAACGGTTAGAGCGCAAAGAAAATGCAGTAAAAGAACACATTAACTATGTGTTATCTACAACTACTTATCCTTTAAAAACGGCTAACTTAGATCTGATTTTTAAAGATAAAATTCATGAATTAGCTCAAATTCATAATATCGAAATCAATATCTACAGTCTTAAAGGAGAACTTTTAAAATCATCTAAAGAATCTTTTGCCGTTGATAAAGTTCCTCCTCCAATCCCTGAATACATCTTAAAACTAGTACGTTCTTCTATCGAGAAACGTTTTGTAGATATAAAAACTCAAGATGGTGTAAAAAACCGTTCTTCTTATAGTTTGATTAAAGATGAAAAATTCAAGCCTCTTGGAATCTTAAACTTACCATACATAGAAGACGACGGTTATTATGAAAATGAATTGAATACTTTCTTAATCCGTTTAGGACAGGTCTATTCATTTATGCTTATTGTAGCATTTGCATTAGCTTATTTCCTGTCAACATACATTACCAAATCATTAAAAACTATTTCGGATAAGCTAAGCGAAACCAATCTGAATCAGAAAAATGAAAAGATTGTTTTAGAAGCCAGTAGCAAAGAGATTAATTTCTTAATCAAGTCTTACAACGGAATGGTTGAAAAGCTTGAAAAAAGCGCCATAAAACTAGCCCAAAGCGAACGTGAAGAAGCTTGGCGTGAAATGGCAAAACAAGTGGCACACGAAATTAAAAACCCGCTTACGCCAATGCGTCTGACGGTACAGAGTTATCAAAGAAAATTTGATCCTTCGGCTCCTGATGTAAAACAAAAATTGAATGATTACTCCGAAACATTAATTCAGCAAATAGATACTATGTCTGCTGTAGCTTCGGCATTTTCAAATTTTGCTTCGATGCCTGCGCAACAAAATGAAACATTAAATGTGGTAGAAGTTGTAGAACTTTCGTTAGACATCTTTAACGAAGAATATCTGGTGTTTCAAAGTGATGAAGAGGAAATCATTTCTAAAATGGATCGAACACAACTTATCCGAATTATTACCAATTTAGTTAAAAATGCTACTCAAGCTATTCCTGAAATTCAAAACAACAAATCGATTTTAGTTACAGTTAAAAGGAAAGGGGACAATGTTGAAATTACTGTAAAAGACAATGGAATAGGAATACAAAAGCAAGATGTTGATCGTGTTTTTGAACCAAAATTCACTACAAAAAATAGCGGAATGGGTCTTGGACTCGGAATTATAAAAAACATTATCGAAAATTATAAAGGAACAATTACCTTTGAAACAGAATACGGAAAAGGAACCACATTTACGGTTACGCTACCAATTACAAACTCATAA
- a CDS encoding CopD family protein yields the protein MEYYNYLKSLHLIFVITWFAGLFYIVRLFVYQIEANDKPSPEKEILQKQYKIMTYRLWYIITWPSAVLASIFAFWMLLFTDIGKAWLQMPWMHVKLGFVFLLYLYHGKCHQIFKQLQNDNVKYTTNFMRLWNEGATIILFAVVFLVVLKNAINWIYGVIGIFLFSVLIMLGFKFYKRLREKK from the coding sequence ATGGAATATTACAACTACCTGAAATCGCTTCACCTCATTTTTGTAATCACTTGGTTTGCTGGGCTGTTTTACATTGTACGCTTGTTTGTTTACCAAATAGAAGCGAATGACAAGCCGTCTCCTGAGAAAGAAATTTTACAAAAGCAATACAAGATAATGACCTACAGATTGTGGTACATTATCACTTGGCCATCAGCAGTATTAGCAAGTATTTTTGCTTTTTGGATGTTGCTTTTTACCGATATAGGAAAAGCTTGGTTACAAATGCCTTGGATGCATGTAAAGCTTGGTTTCGTATTTTTATTATATTTATATCACGGAAAATGCCATCAGATATTCAAACAATTGCAAAATGACAATGTAAAATACACCACTAATTTCATGCGTTTGTGGAATGAAGGAGCAACGATAATTTTGTTTGCTGTAGTGTTTTTAGTTGTTTTAAAAAATGCAATCAACTGGATTTATGGTGTAATCGGAATTTTTTTATTTTCTGTTTTAATCATGCTCGGATTTAAATTTTATAAAAGATTACGAGAGAAGAAATAG
- the hemH gene encoding ferrochelatase, whose protein sequence is MKGVLLVNLGSPESPTPKDVKPYLDEFLMDKYVIDVPYLLRALLVRGIILRKRPEESAHAYEKIWWDEGSPLVVISERMQKKIQPLVDIPVSLAMRYGSMTIEKGLQELHEKGVTEVLLFPLYPQYAMASTLTILVKAEEIRKKKFPQMTFTDVPAFYNKPDYIKNLADSIKKHLVGFDYDHLLFSYHGIPERHIRKTDITKSHCKIDGSCCNTPSPAHDFCYRHQCYETTRQVVKLLGLPADKYSLTFQSRLAGDKWLEPYTDVEIDKMPAKGIKNLAVVTPAFVSDCLETLEEIAMRAKEDFEANGGEEFLAIPCLNDDDEWCETVGNWIKDWQKKN, encoded by the coding sequence ATGAAAGGTGTATTATTAGTAAATCTGGGTTCCCCCGAAAGTCCAACTCCAAAAGACGTAAAACCATATTTAGATGAATTTTTAATGGATAAATACGTAATCGACGTTCCGTATTTATTGAGAGCATTATTAGTTCGTGGAATCATCTTAAGAAAAAGACCAGAAGAATCAGCACATGCATATGAAAAAATCTGGTGGGACGAAGGTTCTCCGCTTGTGGTTATATCTGAAAGAATGCAGAAAAAAATACAACCATTAGTAGATATTCCCGTTTCATTGGCTATGCGTTATGGTAGTATGACAATTGAAAAGGGACTTCAAGAATTACATGAAAAAGGAGTTACCGAAGTGTTGCTTTTTCCTTTATATCCTCAATATGCAATGGCATCGACTTTAACAATTTTAGTTAAAGCTGAGGAGATTCGTAAAAAGAAATTTCCACAGATGACTTTTACTGATGTTCCTGCATTTTACAATAAACCTGATTATATTAAAAACCTTGCCGATTCTATCAAGAAACATTTGGTTGGTTTTGATTACGATCATTTATTATTTTCTTACCACGGAATTCCTGAGCGTCATATTCGTAAAACCGACATAACAAAATCACATTGTAAAATTGATGGTTCTTGTTGTAATACACCGTCTCCAGCGCATGATTTCTGTTACCGCCACCAATGTTATGAAACGACAAGACAGGTTGTAAAACTATTAGGGCTTCCTGCTGATAAATACAGTTTGACTTTTCAATCTCGATTGGCTGGTGATAAATGGCTTGAGCCTTACACTGATGTTGAAATTGATAAAATGCCTGCAAAAGGAATCAAGAATCTTGCAGTTGTAACTCCTGCTTTTGTTTCTGATTGTTTAGAAACATTAGAAGAGATTGCTATGCGTGCCAAAGAAGATTTTGAAGCAAACGGTGGAGAAGAGTTTTTAGCAATTCCATGTTTAAATGATGATGATGAATGGTGCGAAACTGTTGGAAATTGGATTAAAGATTGGCAAAAGAAAAACTAG
- the hemA gene encoding glutamyl-tRNA reductase, with protein MENNNVSKHHYFYSVGLSYKKADAAIRGKFSLDADAKLRLLEQAKNEGIESLIVTSTCNRTEIYGFAEHPFQLIKLICENSNGSIEEFQKVGFVYKNHEAINHLFKVGTGLDSQILGDFEIIAQIKSSFTQSKSLGLANTFIERLVNAVIQASKKIKNETEISSGATSVSFASVQYIIKNVEDIGNKNILLFGTGKIGRNTCENLVKHTKNEHITLINRTKDKAEKLAGKLNLIVKDYSELHLELQKADVVVVATGAQNPTVDKAILNLKKPLLILDLSIPKNVNENVEELEGVTLIHMDYLSQLTDETLENRKKHIPAAEAIIEEIKEEFVNWTKGRKFAPTINALKEKLNAIKNSELDFQSKKIADFNEEQAEIISARIIQKITTHFANHLKDDDTMVDESIEWIEKVFKIGVGAK; from the coding sequence ATGGAAAATAATAACGTATCGAAACATCACTATTTTTATTCAGTTGGACTGAGCTATAAAAAAGCTGATGCAGCGATTAGAGGTAAGTTTAGTTTGGACGCTGATGCAAAATTGCGCCTGCTGGAACAAGCCAAGAATGAGGGAATTGAAAGTTTAATAGTTACGTCTACTTGTAATCGTACCGAAATATACGGGTTTGCTGAGCATCCTTTTCAACTTATAAAATTGATTTGCGAAAACAGCAATGGTTCTATCGAAGAATTTCAAAAAGTAGGTTTCGTATATAAAAATCATGAAGCAATTAATCATCTCTTTAAAGTAGGAACTGGTTTAGACAGTCAGATCTTGGGAGATTTTGAGATTATTGCACAAATAAAATCAAGCTTTACACAATCAAAATCTTTAGGTTTGGCCAATACTTTTATCGAAAGATTAGTAAACGCTGTGATTCAAGCTAGTAAGAAAATTAAAAATGAAACCGAAATAAGTTCAGGTGCCACTTCAGTATCTTTTGCTTCGGTTCAATATATTATAAAAAACGTAGAAGATATCGGTAACAAAAACATCTTGTTGTTTGGTACAGGTAAGATTGGTAGAAATACATGTGAGAATTTAGTAAAACATACTAAAAACGAACATATTACTTTGATAAATCGTACTAAAGATAAAGCCGAAAAACTAGCTGGTAAATTAAATCTTATTGTAAAAGATTATTCAGAGTTACATCTTGAACTACAAAAGGCCGACGTTGTTGTTGTAGCAACTGGAGCACAAAACCCTACGGTTGATAAAGCAATCCTAAATCTTAAGAAACCATTATTGATTTTGGACTTATCGATTCCTAAGAACGTAAATGAAAATGTAGAAGAACTGGAAGGAGTTACACTAATCCACATGGATTATTTGTCACAACTTACAGATGAAACATTAGAGAATCGTAAAAAACACATTCCTGCAGCCGAAGCTATTATCGAAGAAATTAAGGAAGAATTTGTAAACTGGACCAAAGGGAGAAAATTTGCACCAACGATAAATGCTTTGAAAGAAAAACTGAATGCTATAAAAAATTCAGAATTGGATTTCCAAAGTAAAAAAATAGCTGATTTTAATGAGGAACAAGCCGAAATTATCAGCGCAAGAATCATTCAGAAAATTACAACACATTTTGCCAATCACCTAAAAGATGATGATACTATGGTAGATGAAAGTATCGAATGGATCGAAAAAGTATTTAAAATAGGAGTGGGTGCAAAATAA
- a CDS encoding GxxExxY protein, with amino-acid sequence MTKKEVTQLAYEITGFAIKVHRALGPGLLESIYEQCLKYELEQNGYDVKQQLVVKIDYYDLELESDLKIDLLVNDCVVVELKAIENLLPIHEAQLLTYMKLLQRPQGLLINFNTLNITKSMKPLVNEFFSRLQD; translated from the coding sequence ATGACAAAAAAGGAGGTTACTCAATTGGCTTATGAAATTACTGGCTTTGCAATTAAAGTTCATAGAGCACTTGGGCCTGGTCTTTTAGAAAGTATTTATGAGCAATGCCTTAAATATGAATTAGAACAAAATGGATATGATGTAAAACAACAATTAGTAGTTAAAATTGATTATTATGATCTTGAATTAGAGTCAGATCTAAAAATAGATTTATTAGTCAATGATTGTGTTGTTGTCGAGTTAAAAGCAATAGAAAATTTATTACCAATTCATGAAGCGCAATTATTAACATACATGAAATTATTGCAGAGACCTCAAGGGTTATTAATTAATTTTAATACTTTAAACATAACAAAATCAATGAAACCGCTTGTGAACGAGTTTTTTTCTAGATTACAAGATTAG
- the hemC gene encoding hydroxymethylbilane synthase → MTDKIIRIGTRDSELALWQAHTVDKKLNDLGYKTQIIAVKSQGDILLDKPLYELGITGIFTKTLDIAMINGEIDIAVHSMKDVPTALPKGIVQAAVLERANSLDILVHKGNLDFLNESATIATGSLRRQAQWLNKYPNHKVVDLRGNVNTRMQKLNDSDWSGAVFAAAGLERINLKPGDYINLDWMIPAPAQGAMVVVAMENDNFALDALTQLNDIETEIVTYIERQFLRTLEGGCTAPIGALVQYNEEEDTLHFQGALFSLDGKVKMEIDKTVPIEEWKKLGFNMAKEILENGGAELMKTIKESLKK, encoded by the coding sequence ATGACAGACAAAATCATAAGAATAGGAACTCGCGATAGCGAATTGGCTCTTTGGCAAGCGCATACGGTCGATAAAAAACTAAACGATTTAGGATATAAAACCCAAATTATTGCGGTTAAATCACAAGGAGATATATTACTTGACAAACCACTTTACGAACTCGGAATAACTGGGATCTTTACGAAAACACTTGATATTGCTATGATTAATGGCGAAATAGATATTGCAGTGCATTCTATGAAAGATGTTCCTACGGCTTTGCCAAAAGGAATTGTTCAGGCAGCCGTTTTGGAAAGAGCCAATTCATTAGATATTTTGGTTCATAAAGGGAATCTAGACTTCTTAAATGAGTCAGCTACTATTGCAACTGGAAGTTTACGTCGTCAGGCGCAATGGTTAAACAAATACCCAAATCATAAAGTAGTCGATTTACGTGGAAATGTAAATACACGCATGCAAAAGTTAAACGATAGTGATTGGAGCGGAGCCGTTTTTGCAGCAGCCGGATTAGAAAGAATCAATTTAAAACCAGGAGATTATATTAATCTGGATTGGATGATTCCGGCACCTGCTCAAGGTGCAATGGTAGTTGTAGCAATGGAGAATGATAATTTTGCATTGGATGCCCTGACCCAACTTAACGATATCGAAACTGAAATAGTTACCTATATCGAACGTCAGTTTTTAAGAACATTAGAAGGAGGTTGTACCGCACCAATAGGAGCTTTGGTTCAATATAATGAAGAAGAAGATACACTTCATTTTCAAGGCGCTTTGTTTTCATTGGATGGAAAAGTTAAAATGGAAATAGATAAGACTGTTCCAATTGAAGAATGGAAAAAATTAGGATTTAATATGGCAAAAGAAATTCTTGAAAACGGTGGGGCTGAATTGATGAAAACGATTAAAGAATCTCTAAAAAAATAA
- a CDS encoding uroporphyrinogen-III synthase — translation MAKSIQILSTKVLSSIQKQELQKANIDLVEANFIETQNKPFKIQDINENLIFTSQNAVHSVLSDPKSEELKSKNVFCVGLKTKILLSESGFNVIAYTGYAADLAEIITLIYANESYTFFSGNLRRETLPKALKDAGVKLNEIKVYETTLTPQKITSPVDGIMFYSPSGIESYLKDNTIKNEKCFCIGETTAEALEKITKNIIIADQPTVEDVIEDVLHEYK, via the coding sequence ATGGCAAAATCAATTCAAATATTATCTACAAAAGTACTTTCTAGCATTCAAAAACAAGAATTGCAAAAAGCAAATATTGATTTAGTCGAAGCAAATTTCATTGAAACCCAAAATAAACCTTTTAAGATTCAAGATATCAATGAAAATTTGATATTTACAAGTCAGAATGCGGTTCATAGCGTTTTATCTGATCCAAAATCAGAAGAATTAAAAAGTAAAAATGTCTTTTGTGTTGGTTTAAAAACAAAGATATTATTATCTGAAAGCGGATTTAATGTAATAGCTTATACAGGTTACGCAGCGGATTTAGCCGAAATAATAACTCTGATTTATGCTAATGAAAGCTATACTTTTTTTAGTGGAAACCTTCGCAGAGAAACATTGCCTAAAGCACTAAAAGATGCTGGGGTAAAATTAAATGAGATTAAAGTGTACGAAACTACCTTAACACCTCAAAAAATTACTTCACCAGTAGATGGAATCATGTTTTATAGTCCATCTGGAATTGAAAGTTATCTGAAAGACAATACTATTAAAAATGAAAAATGCTTTTGTATTGGAGAAACCACAGCAGAAGCTTTAGAAAAAATTACAAAAAATATCATCATCGCAGATCAACCAACTGTAGAAGATGTTATAGAAGATGTTTTACACGAATATAAATAA
- the hemE gene encoding uroporphyrinogen decarboxylase, with translation MLKNDLFLKALKGETVQRPPVWMMRQAGRYLPEFIALRDKYDFFTRCQTPELAAEITVQPIRRIDPDAAILFSDILVVPQAMGIEVLMKENFGPFLPNPIRTMQDVQRVYIPDIQESLGYVMDAIKLTKEMLNDEVPLIGFAGSPWTIFCYAVEGKGSKSFDTAKGFCFSNPAAAHTLLQKITDTTILYLKEKVKAGVDAVQIFDSWGGMLSPVDYQEFSWKYMNQIVEALADHAPVIVFGKGCWFALGEMGQSRASALGVDWTCSARNARYLSGGNITLQGNFDPSRLLSPIPTIKKMVHEMIDEFGKDKYIVNLGHGILPHIPVDHAKAFIDAVKEYGN, from the coding sequence ATGTTAAAAAACGACCTATTCTTAAAAGCTTTAAAAGGAGAAACAGTTCAACGTCCACCAGTTTGGATGATGCGTCAGGCAGGAAGATATTTACCAGAATTTATCGCTTTGCGTGATAAATATGATTTTTTCACCCGTTGTCAAACTCCAGAATTAGCTGCAGAAATCACTGTACAGCCTATTCGTCGCATTGATCCAGATGCTGCAATTTTATTTTCGGATATCTTAGTAGTTCCACAAGCAATGGGAATTGAAGTATTGATGAAAGAGAATTTTGGTCCGTTTTTGCCAAATCCTATTCGTACAATGCAGGATGTTCAAAGAGTTTACATTCCGGACATTCAAGAGAGCCTTGGTTACGTAATGGATGCAATTAAACTAACAAAGGAAATGCTGAATGATGAGGTGCCTTTAATTGGTTTTGCAGGTTCGCCTTGGACAATTTTCTGCTATGCTGTAGAAGGTAAAGGTTCTAAAAGTTTTGATACTGCAAAAGGATTTTGTTTTTCAAACCCAGCAGCAGCACACACATTGTTACAAAAAATTACAGACACAACCATTTTATATTTAAAAGAGAAGGTAAAAGCAGGAGTTGATGCTGTTCAAATTTTTGACTCATGGGGAGGAATGCTTTCACCTGTTGATTATCAAGAGTTTTCATGGAAATACATGAACCAAATTGTTGAAGCTTTGGCTGATCATGCTCCAGTAATTGTTTTCGGAAAAGGATGCTGGTTTGCTTTAGGCGAAATGGGACAAAGTCGTGCTTCGGCATTAGGAGTTGACTGGACTTGTTCAGCAAGAAATGCTCGTTATTTATCTGGAGGAAATATTACACTACAAGGTAATTTTGATCCATCAAGATTACTCTCACCAATTCCAACCATTAAAAAAATGGTACATGAAATGATTGATGAGTTTGGAAAAGATAAATATATTGTAAATTTAGGTCATGGAATTTTGCCACATATTCCTGTAGATCATGCAAAAGCATTTATTGATGCGGTTAAGGAATACGGCAATTAG